The following are from one region of the Desulfitobacterium chlororespirans DSM 11544 genome:
- a CDS encoding acetate/propionate family kinase yields MLILICNVGSTSLKFKLYTMPDTHILCEAKIERVGSANGIYSFRNNLNGAEESREGLNIPGYSEGINLFLKDLVDSGKGAIRTIDQVDAIGFKTVIAKGYYGVHELSDEVIAAMEAYIKVAPAHNPPYIEAIRKFKEILPDKLFVGVFETAFHKTIPQERRMYSIPYEWYENYDIQRLGYHGASHGYISRQVEKRIGKQYKLISCHLGGSGSLCAVLDGKSVDSSFGFSPQTGIPHANRAGDIDANIIPFLLGQGLTVEEIFKGIDKNGGLLGISGVSNDLRDIEEAAAQGNERAKLAIDVYADSIIKYIGSFYAVLGGLDYLVFTGGIGENSSVIRQKICSRLTHLGVELDEAGNVEGPKERVISADTSKVKVCIIPTNEEEGIAQDIFHNYAV; encoded by the coding sequence ATGTTGATTTTAATTTGCAATGTGGGGAGCACATCACTCAAATTCAAGCTGTATACGATGCCGGACACCCATATTTTATGTGAAGCTAAGATTGAGCGGGTGGGCAGTGCCAATGGGATATATTCCTTCCGGAACAATTTAAATGGCGCTGAAGAAAGCAGGGAAGGTCTGAATATTCCCGGTTATAGTGAAGGAATCAATTTGTTTTTGAAGGATCTGGTTGACTCCGGGAAAGGAGCAATCCGAACCATCGACCAGGTGGATGCCATTGGCTTCAAGACGGTTATCGCGAAAGGCTATTATGGTGTTCATGAGCTTTCGGATGAGGTGATCGCGGCGATGGAAGCATACATCAAGGTCGCTCCCGCCCATAATCCCCCCTACATTGAAGCCATCAGAAAGTTTAAAGAGATCCTTCCGGATAAACTATTCGTCGGCGTATTTGAGACAGCATTTCACAAAACCATACCCCAGGAACGAAGAATGTATTCCATCCCTTATGAATGGTATGAGAACTATGACATTCAGCGTCTGGGCTATCACGGTGCATCCCACGGCTATATTTCCCGGCAGGTGGAGAAGCGCATAGGCAAGCAGTATAAACTGATCTCCTGTCATTTAGGGGGCAGTGGTTCACTGTGCGCTGTGTTGGACGGCAAATCCGTGGACTCAAGTTTCGGATTTTCGCCACAGACCGGTATCCCCCATGCCAACCGGGCCGGGGACATTGACGCCAATATTATTCCTTTTCTCTTGGGACAGGGCCTGACGGTTGAGGAAATATTCAAGGGCATTGACAAAAACGGAGGACTGCTGGGTATTTCGGGAGTAAGCAACGATTTGCGTGATATCGAAGAAGCAGCGGCTCAAGGCAATGAGCGGGCTAAGCTGGCCATCGATGTGTACGCTGACAGCATTATCAAATACATCGGTTCCTTCTATGCGGTTTTGGGTGGGCTGGATTATCTTGTGTTTACAGGCGGTATAGGAGAAAATTCCTCTGTCATCAGGCAGAAGATCTGCTCAAGGCTCACCCATCTGGGAGTTGAACTTGATGAGGCCGGCAATGTTGAAGGGCCAAAAGAGCGGGTGATCTCTGCCGATACATCCAAAGTTAAGGTCTGCATCATTCCCACCAACGAAGAAGAAGGGATTGCCCAGGATATCTTTCATAATTATGCTGTTTAA
- a CDS encoding 2-hydroxyacyl-CoA dehydratase subunit D translates to MSDVLEMNAKQLLGHYQAQLDEEARQAKKEGRLVCWSASVAPSEFCVAMDIAMVYPETHAAGIGAKKGALDMLKVAERKGYSIDICSYARVNLGYMELLKEQALTGVTSEELKNSPAAEVPLPDLVITCNNICNTLLKWYENLAAELNIPCIIIDVPFNHTMPIPQYSKDYIAEQFKDAIAQLEEICGKKFDYDKFFKVQEQTQRSVAQWNRVAEFLHYKPSPLNGFDLFNFMALIVCARSKEYAEITFKTFADELKEKLKNGVYAFGDNEKKRITWEGIAVWPHLGHTFKTLKNAGNLMTGSAYPGLWNLTYTPGDMSSMAEAYTRIYINTCLDNKIKVLSDIIDKGQCDGILYHQNRSCKLMSLLNVETAERLNAQNQLPYVSFDGDQTDPRNYAPAQYETRVQALDEMMSQGKGDKN, encoded by the coding sequence ATGTCTGATGTATTAGAGATGAATGCAAAGCAATTATTGGGTCATTATCAAGCGCAATTGGATGAAGAAGCGAGGCAGGCCAAAAAAGAGGGCCGGCTCGTTTGCTGGTCGGCCTCGGTGGCCCCCTCGGAATTCTGTGTTGCGATGGATATTGCCATGGTATACCCTGAAACCCATGCCGCCGGTATCGGCGCGAAAAAAGGCGCCCTTGATATGCTGAAAGTTGCGGAACGGAAGGGGTACTCCATAGATATCTGCTCATATGCCAGAGTCAATCTTGGGTATATGGAACTGCTCAAAGAGCAAGCCCTTACAGGTGTAACCAGCGAGGAACTCAAAAATTCTCCGGCAGCAGAAGTACCCCTTCCAGACCTGGTTATCACATGCAACAACATATGCAATACATTGCTGAAGTGGTATGAAAATCTGGCTGCGGAGCTGAATATTCCTTGCATCATCATTGATGTGCCCTTCAATCACACTATGCCCATTCCCCAATATTCAAAAGATTACATTGCTGAACAATTTAAAGATGCCATTGCCCAACTGGAAGAAATTTGTGGCAAAAAATTTGATTATGACAAATTCTTTAAAGTGCAGGAACAGACCCAGCGTTCTGTAGCTCAATGGAACAGAGTCGCTGAATTTCTTCATTATAAACCCAGTCCGCTGAACGGCTTTGATCTCTTCAACTTCATGGCTCTGATTGTTTGTGCCAGGAGTAAAGAGTATGCGGAGATTACCTTCAAAACCTTTGCCGATGAATTGAAGGAAAAACTGAAAAATGGCGTCTATGCCTTTGGAGACAACGAAAAGAAACGTATTACTTGGGAAGGCATTGCTGTCTGGCCGCATTTGGGGCATACGTTCAAAACATTGAAAAATGCAGGGAACCTTATGACAGGCTCGGCCTATCCCGGGCTTTGGAATCTGACTTATACGCCGGGTGATATGAGCTCCATGGCGGAAGCCTATACCAGGATTTATATCAATACATGCCTGGACAATAAGATTAAAGTGCTGAGCGACATCATAGATAAAGGGCAATGTGACGGCATTCTCTACCACCAGAACAGAAGCTGCAAACTCATGAGCCTATTGAATGTGGAGACGGCTGAACGCTTAAATGCACAGAATCAATTGCCCTACGTCAGCTTTGACGGAGACCAGACCGATCCGCGCAATTATGCTCCGGCACAATATGAGACGAGAGTACAGGCACTTGATGAAATGATGAGTCAGGGTAAGGGGGACAAAAACTAA
- a CDS encoding methyl-accepting chemotaxis protein: protein MKSIGNRIALIFAGVLIVSTTALSLLAYVQASQVITREVSSATAKLAEEAANTIETAIEKVYSNLEVLANSEVMRKVGEASPATIQQQVAALKEEAARSGFLLMSITDATGKSHTSNNLSLDNSQSECFLEAMQGKRAISPVQKSSATDTFYITAFYITFTVPIKSGDQVIGTIDGVLDVMDLTKLAEELTIGQTGYVFIVNEQGTVIAHPDKELVEGLYNPIAAAQEDPGVAELADVIQKRMLAGENGSSQYVFQGQEKMMGFAPVENTKWSLALTAPMSEILSALDGLKRSALIIALFFLVFGTIVAIAAGRRIARPVNEAAAYAEMIAEGDLTQKLSQVSLARRDEIGRLSQSFQKMQDVLNETVGKISISAANLATASRQLSRVTQNASANMETIAAATEEIFASLEEVSASSQEVAASGQEMNASTETLNKAMVDGGENSRTIENRVGTVYQSVTASKQITEQTYSTLEERIKVTIEKAGIVDEITNMADLIANIAGQTNLLALNAAIEAARAGEQGRGFAVVAEEVRKLAEQSANTVENIQEVTNKVRESIDDLVKQAQELLAFMNTKIKDDYVEFMNTAEQYREDTATFGRITRSASEMCQQVLLTVSEVSRAMTEITQSVGQSAESSQQVASSIETATVSMTDISTSVDVLAKTAEELTALTGKFTL, encoded by the coding sequence ATGAAAAGTATCGGGAACAGGATTGCTCTCATTTTTGCTGGTGTGCTTATTGTCTCAACCACTGCCTTAAGCCTGCTGGCCTATGTGCAGGCTTCTCAGGTCATTACCCGGGAAGTGAGCAGCGCAACCGCCAAACTGGCGGAGGAAGCGGCGAACACTATTGAAACTGCCATTGAGAAAGTTTACAGCAACCTGGAAGTATTAGCCAACAGTGAGGTTATGCGCAAAGTAGGGGAGGCCTCTCCGGCAACAATTCAACAGCAGGTGGCAGCTTTGAAGGAAGAAGCTGCCCGTTCCGGATTCCTGCTCATGTCCATAACCGATGCCACCGGGAAGTCGCATACTTCAAATAATCTGTCCCTGGATAACAGCCAAAGCGAGTGTTTTCTTGAGGCTATGCAGGGGAAAAGGGCGATTTCCCCGGTACAAAAAAGCAGCGCTACGGATACGTTTTATATAACTGCATTTTATATAACCTTTACTGTACCCATAAAATCCGGCGATCAAGTGATTGGGACAATCGATGGGGTACTGGATGTTATGGATCTGACAAAATTGGCTGAGGAGCTGACCATTGGGCAAACTGGGTATGTTTTTATCGTTAATGAACAAGGCACGGTGATAGCCCACCCGGATAAAGAGCTTGTGGAAGGATTATATAATCCCATTGCAGCGGCCCAGGAAGATCCGGGTGTTGCTGAATTAGCCGATGTTATTCAGAAAAGAATGCTGGCGGGGGAAAATGGTTCAAGTCAGTACGTTTTTCAAGGTCAGGAAAAAATGATGGGCTTTGCACCGGTAGAAAACACCAAATGGAGCTTGGCCCTGACAGCACCGATGAGCGAGATCCTTTCCGCCCTGGACGGCTTGAAAAGAAGTGCCCTCATCATTGCTTTATTTTTCCTGGTATTCGGAACAATTGTGGCCATCGCTGCAGGAAGGAGGATTGCCCGTCCGGTAAACGAAGCGGCCGCTTATGCCGAAATGATCGCGGAGGGGGATCTTACCCAAAAACTAAGCCAGGTAAGCCTGGCCCGCCGAGATGAGATCGGGCGGCTGTCCCAATCTTTTCAGAAAATGCAGGATGTTCTGAATGAGACGGTGGGGAAAATCTCCATATCTGCCGCTAACCTGGCAACAGCCAGCAGGCAGTTATCAAGGGTGACTCAGAATGCTTCCGCCAATATGGAAACGATTGCCGCCGCGACTGAAGAAATATTCGCCTCCCTTGAGGAAGTAAGCGCTTCCAGCCAGGAAGTAGCGGCTTCCGGTCAGGAAATGAACGCTTCTACGGAAACCTTAAACAAGGCAATGGTCGATGGGGGAGAGAATTCCCGCACCATTGAAAACCGTGTGGGAACGGTCTATCAGTCAGTGACGGCTTCCAAGCAGATAACGGAGCAAACCTACTCAACATTAGAAGAACGGATAAAGGTTACCATCGAAAAAGCCGGGATAGTTGACGAAATAACCAATATGGCAGATCTTATTGCCAATATTGCCGGTCAGACCAATCTCCTGGCCCTCAACGCGGCCATTGAAGCTGCCCGGGCCGGAGAACAGGGCAGGGGCTTTGCGGTGGTTGCCGAAGAGGTCAGAAAGCTTGCCGAACAATCAGCGAATACGGTGGAGAATATCCAAGAGGTTACGAATAAAGTGCGGGAGAGCATCGATGACCTGGTCAAACAAGCCCAGGAATTATTAGCCTTTATGAATACCAAGATCAAGGACGACTATGTGGAGTTTATGAATACCGCCGAACAGTACCGCGAGGATACCGCAACCTTCGGGCGGATTACCCGGTCGGCTTCAGAAATGTGTCAACAAGTATTGCTGACGGTTAGCGAAGTCAGCAGGGCTATGACTGAAATCACCCAAAGCGTAGGCCAAAGTGCGGAAAGCTCACAGCAAGTAGCGTCAAGTATCGAAACGGCTACTGTTTCTATGACGGATATCAGCACTTCCGTAGATGTTTTGGCGAAGACGGCTGAAGAATTAACCGCGCTGACAGGTAAATTTACACTATGA
- a CDS encoding DUF169 domain-containing protein — protein MNRKTVIVAEMDYAGAQEVLERLLRLDYHPVALKFFKTQEEANHYRVEKKMAAKVTFCQYTAASRMANYVLKGTKDNLLCENCLISFGYNEPTEEDIMAHRLFVIDPEKAKRIVASKPSLPFGEIHSFMTAPLAKTPVDPDIVLFVCNPFQAYHILNDYVGAFDVHPLQFNHTLNSAVCGGAVWSYLNHKPNMNTMCAGSYTSGKTEKGEVNVFIPGDQIINLTKQLVARTEYSGGASLLSAGNEWPGLDVCKKCPMVRIKDNDDVNKTS, from the coding sequence ATGAACCGAAAAACAGTTATAGTGGCTGAGATGGATTACGCGGGTGCCCAGGAGGTGTTGGAACGATTACTAAGGCTGGATTATCATCCCGTCGCGCTAAAGTTTTTTAAAACTCAGGAGGAAGCGAATCATTATAGGGTGGAAAAGAAGATGGCAGCCAAAGTTACGTTTTGTCAGTATACGGCCGCTTCCCGTATGGCAAATTACGTGCTGAAGGGTACAAAGGATAATCTCTTATGCGAGAACTGCTTGATTTCATTTGGCTATAACGAGCCCACGGAAGAAGATATTATGGCGCATAGGTTATTTGTTATCGATCCGGAGAAAGCAAAGAGGATTGTTGCCAGCAAACCGAGCTTGCCCTTCGGTGAAATTCATTCCTTTATGACGGCTCCCCTGGCAAAAACACCGGTTGATCCGGACATTGTCTTGTTTGTATGTAACCCTTTCCAAGCCTATCATATTCTCAATGATTATGTCGGTGCCTTTGATGTACATCCCTTACAGTTCAACCACACATTGAATTCCGCTGTATGCGGCGGAGCAGTATGGAGTTACTTGAATCATAAGCCTAATATGAATACCATGTGTGCTGGCAGCTATACTTCGGGTAAAACTGAAAAGGGTGAGGTTAATGTCTTTATACCGGGGGACCAGATTATTAATTTAACCAAACAATTGGTTGCGCGCACAGAGTATTCAGGCGGCGCTTCTTTGCTTAGTGCTGGGAATGAGTGGCCTGGCCTCGATGTCTGCAAGAAATGTCCTATGGTCCGTATCAAGGATAACGATGATGTAAATAAGACATCGTAA
- the pduL gene encoding phosphate propanoyltransferase, with product MKTVPVGVSNRHVHLSQEHIQVLFGEGYNLTQAKMLAQPGQFASGEFVNLVGSKGTIEGVRVLGPARKDTQVELAVTDSYKLGLKPPVRDSGDLKGSPGLTITGPCGAVTLAEGAIIAARHIHMHSADAEGLSLKNGDRAKVQVNGPRGGVFDEVLIRVSDSFVTEMHIDTDEANAFGLANGQLVGIILK from the coding sequence ATGAAAACAGTTCCAGTAGGAGTATCGAACCGTCATGTGCATTTGTCACAAGAACATATTCAGGTATTATTTGGCGAAGGGTATAATCTGACCCAGGCCAAAATGCTTGCCCAGCCCGGTCAATTCGCAAGCGGTGAATTTGTAAATTTAGTAGGATCGAAAGGAACCATTGAAGGGGTAAGGGTTTTGGGACCCGCCCGGAAAGATACCCAGGTAGAGTTAGCGGTTACAGATAGCTATAAATTAGGGCTTAAGCCTCCCGTCAGAGATTCCGGCGACCTTAAAGGTTCCCCCGGGTTGACAATCACCGGCCCTTGTGGGGCGGTAACCCTTGCTGAAGGGGCGATTATCGCGGCGCGCCATATCCATATGCATTCTGCAGATGCGGAGGGTCTTAGCCTGAAGAATGGCGATCGGGCGAAAGTTCAGGTCAATGGTCCCAGGGGTGGCGTGTTTGATGAAGTCTTGATTCGGGTGAGCGATAGCTTTGTCACTGAGATGCACATTGATACAGATGAGGCCAATGCCTTTGGTTTAGCCAATGGACAGCTTGTCGGCATAATCCTGAAATAA
- a CDS encoding sigma-54 interaction domain-containing protein, protein MLAQDMIDIPLNSLPVLKLLPGEYILTTNCETLYYDENALVTDEKGSLLGKILLALLDKDIPIRELRSQIEPCKETILKDASALDLIENFNGHKNKNKIVYVTDKDNRLIGAISCNSRVMDMLFKMKDFVFFPSIFDALHEAVLIIDHSGTIVYINHAYNSIVGASGAKLIGRKMEEVEPTSLCLKVLMGHPPVINKMYTIQSLQVEVLANITPFYVNGKIQGVINIFRNIHETISLGSELEKMRDAATTLHNHFNGSKALPQAFNDIIGKNKYFRQALVLAAHVCTTDATVMIRGDSGTGKEVVAEAIQKCSSRKDGPFIKVNCASIPENLLESELFGYEEGAFTGAKKGGKRGKFEFAHKGTLFLDEVGDMSLTMQAKLLRVLQEKEIERIGGSQSIKVDVRLISATNRDLETMVMNKEFRDDLYYRLNVIPIFLPPLVRRKDDIPLLVEHFLKIYSKEHDKGDLFISSEVMNMLISHNWPGNIRELKNVIEHAVILSEGGMIKTKDLPILFKKNNDSIAPPIGNGEAIPEQVELLEKQIITKALKNYENKSDAIKALGISRRTFYAKLKKYNIYE, encoded by the coding sequence ATGTTAGCGCAGGATATGATAGATATTCCCTTGAACTCCTTGCCGGTTTTAAAGCTTCTTCCCGGTGAATATATTTTAACGACTAATTGTGAAACATTATACTACGATGAAAATGCCTTGGTTACCGATGAAAAAGGTTCCCTTCTGGGAAAAATACTATTGGCTTTGTTAGACAAAGATATCCCAATTCGTGAATTGCGTTCACAGATTGAACCGTGTAAAGAGACTATCCTGAAAGATGCCAGTGCCCTTGATTTGATTGAAAACTTCAATGGTCATAAAAACAAAAATAAGATTGTCTATGTAACTGACAAGGATAATAGATTAATTGGTGCTATATCCTGCAACAGCAGGGTTATGGACATGCTGTTTAAAATGAAAGATTTTGTTTTTTTTCCCAGCATATTTGATGCCTTGCATGAAGCTGTCTTGATCATCGATCACAGCGGTACCATCGTTTACATCAATCATGCTTATAACAGCATAGTGGGGGCTTCGGGAGCAAAACTTATAGGCCGAAAGATGGAAGAGGTTGAACCTACCTCTTTATGCTTAAAAGTGTTGATGGGCCATCCCCCTGTGATTAATAAAATGTATACGATTCAATCCCTCCAGGTGGAAGTGCTGGCTAATATTACTCCTTTCTATGTTAACGGGAAAATACAAGGGGTTATTAACATCTTTAGAAATATTCACGAGACTATAAGTTTAGGCAGTGAATTGGAAAAGATGCGTGATGCGGCAACCACCCTGCATAATCATTTTAATGGCAGCAAAGCTTTGCCCCAGGCTTTTAATGATATCATAGGAAAAAACAAATATTTTCGGCAGGCTTTGGTTTTGGCCGCCCATGTCTGCACTACTGACGCAACCGTCATGATCCGGGGGGATAGTGGCACTGGAAAGGAAGTCGTGGCGGAAGCCATACAAAAATGCAGTTCGAGAAAAGATGGCCCTTTTATCAAGGTGAATTGTGCATCCATTCCGGAAAATCTGCTGGAAAGTGAACTTTTTGGATACGAGGAAGGAGCCTTTACCGGTGCTAAAAAAGGCGGAAAAAGAGGGAAGTTCGAATTTGCGCATAAGGGAACACTTTTTTTGGATGAAGTGGGAGACATGAGTCTGACCATGCAAGCTAAACTCTTGCGTGTATTGCAGGAAAAAGAAATAGAAAGGATAGGCGGCAGTCAATCCATAAAAGTGGATGTAAGACTGATTTCGGCTACGAACAGAGATTTAGAAACCATGGTGATGAATAAAGAATTTCGGGATGACTTGTATTATCGGCTCAATGTTATTCCCATCTTTTTACCCCCTTTAGTAAGACGTAAGGACGATATTCCCTTGTTAGTGGAGCATTTTCTGAAGATCTACAGTAAAGAGCACGATAAAGGTGATTTGTTCATTTCATCAGAAGTGATGAATATGCTGATTTCCCACAATTGGCCTGGCAACATCCGGGAATTGAAGAATGTGATCGAGCATGCAGTGATATTATCGGAAGGGGGGATGATCAAAACAAAGGATCTGCCAATACTCTTCAAGAAAAACAATGATAGTATAGCCCCGCCAATAGGGAATGGGGAAGCAATACCCGAACAGGTGGAATTGCTGGAAAAGCAAATCATCACCAAGGCCTTAAAAAACTATGAAAATAAGAGCGATGCTATTAAAGCTCTGGGCATTAGCCGCAGAACCTTTTATGCAAAGCTGAAAAAATATAATATATATGAATAA
- a CDS encoding acyl-CoA dehydratase activase, whose protein sequence is MYTMGIDIGSASSKVVILKDGKDIVAAETVQVGTGSSGPKRALNSALFKGGLTLGDMARIVATGYGRFAFEEAHKQVTEIRCQAIGNFFLIPTARTIIDIGGQDAKAIRLDDKGYVKQFFMNDKCAAGTGRFLDVMSRVLEVGLTEMAEYDAKATEPATVSSTCTVFAESEVISQLSQGVALENIIAGIHQSIASKAAGLAGRGVVEDDVVMCGGVAQNGGVVRALIRELNRKVIVTPNPQITAALGAAIHAYQDMEN, encoded by the coding sequence ATGTATACAATGGGGATTGATATCGGCTCGGCTTCCTCAAAGGTCGTCATCCTGAAAGACGGGAAAGATATTGTGGCTGCAGAAACAGTTCAAGTCGGGACAGGCTCCTCCGGCCCTAAAAGAGCCTTGAACAGCGCTCTTTTCAAAGGGGGGCTTACCTTGGGGGATATGGCAAGGATCGTTGCCACCGGATATGGGCGTTTTGCGTTTGAAGAAGCACATAAACAGGTTACAGAGATCCGATGTCAGGCGATTGGAAACTTTTTCTTAATACCAACAGCCAGAACAATCATTGATATTGGAGGACAGGATGCTAAAGCGATCAGACTCGACGACAAAGGCTATGTCAAGCAATTCTTTATGAATGATAAATGTGCAGCCGGCACAGGACGCTTTCTTGACGTAATGTCCAGAGTCCTCGAGGTTGGGCTCACAGAAATGGCAGAATACGATGCAAAGGCCACGGAACCGGCGACAGTCAGCAGTACTTGCACAGTGTTTGCGGAATCCGAGGTGATCTCTCAGCTATCACAAGGAGTTGCCCTAGAAAATATTATTGCCGGGATTCATCAATCCATTGCCAGCAAAGCGGCCGGATTAGCCGGTAGAGGTGTAGTTGAAGATGACGTTGTCATGTGTGGCGGTGTTGCTCAGAATGGTGGGGTTGTCAGAGCTCTGATCAGAGAGCTGAACAGAAAAGTGATCGTAACCCCCAATCCGCAAATCACCGCAGCGCTGGGAGCGGCCATTCATGCTTATCAGGATATGGAGAATTAA
- a CDS encoding 2-hydroxyacyl-CoA dehydratase subunit D, whose protein sequence is MNRMETIIDQLMAVARKPAQAIAGHKAQTGKGAVGVMPVYAPEEIIHAAGYLPVGIWGGQKTITKARAYLPPYACSIMQSVMEMQIEGVYDNLQAVLFSVPCDTLKCMSQKWKGTAPVIVFTHPQNRKLAAAHGFLVEEYKRLREKLEKTLGVKITDEALGRSIDIYNENRKIMREFSELAAQYPHSIDPVKRHGVMKARHFMEKSQHTALVKELMDEVKALPSEPWQGKKVILTGITAEPDEVLDVLKENGFAVVADDLAQESRQFRLDVPAGEEPLSRLAKWWQDFDGCSLAVNPEKPRGKMLIDMVEKHQADAVVVCMMKFCDPEEFDYPIYYAQLEEKGIRSLYLDIDQESTSFEQIKTRVQSFREML, encoded by the coding sequence ATGAATAGAATGGAAACAATCATCGATCAGCTTATGGCGGTTGCCAGGAAGCCGGCCCAAGCTATCGCCGGCCATAAAGCGCAGACAGGTAAAGGCGCAGTAGGTGTGATGCCCGTATATGCTCCGGAGGAGATCATTCACGCAGCAGGCTATCTTCCGGTTGGTATTTGGGGGGGGCAAAAAACCATTACCAAAGCCCGCGCCTATCTGCCTCCGTATGCCTGTTCCATCATGCAATCGGTTATGGAGATGCAGATTGAGGGAGTATACGATAATTTACAGGCCGTGTTGTTCTCAGTGCCCTGCGATACGTTAAAGTGTATGAGCCAGAAATGGAAAGGGACAGCTCCCGTTATTGTCTTCACACATCCCCAAAACAGAAAACTGGCGGCTGCCCATGGTTTTTTAGTCGAGGAATACAAACGCCTAAGGGAAAAACTGGAAAAAACTCTTGGTGTGAAGATCACCGACGAGGCTCTTGGGAGAAGCATTGATATTTATAATGAAAACAGGAAAATTATGCGGGAATTTTCAGAGCTCGCTGCCCAATATCCCCATAGTATCGATCCGGTTAAACGCCATGGGGTCATGAAAGCCAGGCACTTCATGGAAAAATCACAGCATACGGCCTTGGTGAAAGAGTTGATGGATGAAGTTAAAGCTCTGCCAAGTGAGCCATGGCAGGGCAAGAAAGTTATCTTAACCGGGATCACAGCGGAACCGGATGAAGTTCTGGATGTTCTTAAAGAAAACGGATTTGCCGTAGTGGCCGACGACCTTGCTCAGGAATCAAGGCAATTCAGGCTCGATGTACCGGCGGGGGAAGAGCCCTTGTCCAGGCTGGCCAAATGGTGGCAGGATTTTGACGGGTGCTCTTTGGCAGTCAACCCTGAAAAACCCCGCGGTAAAATGCTCATCGATATGGTCGAAAAACATCAGGCAGATGCTGTTGTGGTATGCATGATGAAGTTCTGCGATCCGGAGGAATTTGATTATCCGATTTACTATGCGCAGTTGGAGGAAAAGGGCATAAGGAGCTTATACCTTGATATCGATCAGGAATCCACTTCATTTGAGCAGATCAAGACGCGGGTGCAGAGTTTCCGCGAGATGCTGTAG